A stretch of Campylobacter gracilis DNA encodes these proteins:
- a CDS encoding DUF4198 domain-containing protein — MRKSLAVLAVLGAFSVAGAHDFWLAGQNDDKLRVQIGFGDGFATCEPIDKQRENNFEIPVVIDKNGKKIELKRTSENYKFEGEKQPEGVYIITGQYKPTFWTEDKSGKWHMGGTKDTIKDAKFCRRATMLAKGVINTQAGDLITKPVGERLELVPLENPVNFKANKPFKIKVLFEGKPLANAAVEGAPDGFLEDMSAFYGMTDDKGEIEVMALKPGPWILKARNKLAFSDPKKCDEETIIASFAFEVK; from the coding sequence ATGAGGAAAAGTTTAGCTGTATTGGCAGTTTTAGGTGCATTTAGCGTAGCAGGCGCGCATGATTTTTGGCTTGCGGGTCAAAATGACGACAAACTGAGGGTTCAGATCGGATTTGGAGATGGATTTGCCACGTGCGAGCCGATCGATAAGCAGAGGGAGAATAATTTTGAAATCCCCGTAGTCATAGATAAAAACGGCAAAAAAATCGAGCTAAAGCGCACGAGCGAAAACTATAAATTTGAGGGCGAAAAGCAGCCGGAAGGCGTCTATATCATTACCGGGCAATATAAACCGACCTTTTGGACTGAGGATAAAAGCGGCAAATGGCATATGGGCGGCACGAAAGATACGATCAAAGACGCTAAATTTTGCCGCCGCGCCACCATGCTCGCAAAGGGCGTAATCAACACACAAGCAGGCGATCTCATAACTAAGCCCGTGGGCGAGCGACTCGAGCTCGTACCTTTAGAAAATCCGGTAAATTTCAAAGCCAATAAGCCGTTTAAAATTAAAGTGCTATTTGAAGGCAAGCCGCTTGCAAATGCCGCGGTTGAAGGTGCGCCGGATGGATTTCTGGAAGATATGAGCGCATTTTATGGTATGACCGACGATAAGGGCGAAATCGAGGTAATGGCGCTAAAGCCGGGTCCTTGGATACTAAAAGCAAGAAATAAACTCGCATTTTCGGATCCAAAGAAATGCGACGAAGAGACGATTATCGCGTCCTTTGCCTTTGAAGTGAAATAA
- a CDS encoding TonB-dependent receptor codes for MSAANPAIADEQTKQSINLGEVEVTANKISENLKDVPQSISVVSDTELQERDVKNVEELVKTMPNITGVGGMYEGISTRGLNPSIYTSSNPVTVYVGGVAQSNKDAAYIPVTNIDHVEVLRGPSSAIYGKDSIGGIINIVLKEPTNEWSGSVGAEYGSHKYMLGLFETSGALIDDKLFLGLNGSASKEDGWIINDLNGDKANDKKNYNFGLNLKIVPTDRFTIKIYGDLFHRQDNSLDELFIPKSRFGNISKSEAKHINLETPARVKQTSSSGALDLKYEFDKFDATSATTFRRAKKDGLYDEDFGSKITYLDPDHYGLVTFLNSKNDTFSEELRFSSNDEQSFKWVGGLYYENEKQVFGPIGDQYGDGGGRTIVEDWPSVNRAQTASVFGQIIYQITSKFDATLGGRYQQIRKHTKVDYFSYELGRDPGAPAFSMDEKATFRTFLPKIALGYDITDELNIYAMYSKGYLAGGFNFYTTGGSREDNKFDAQTSDDYEIGVKGSYESFRFSTALFYMDIKGTHIFYTDPNNPNIYSTANADKSKSMGVEFEGVAKASKELDINLAASLLKTKYGDYINKDGTNNKGNKIEKNPEYKLSLGASYYAPMGIYTRLDGNMIGKTYFDAQNKLAQKSYFTADAKVGYLKDGFDVYFYVKNLTDKEYFSHIRDRASNVLVTYGKGRTLGVGVRYSF; via the coding sequence TTGAGCGCCGCAAATCCAGCCATAGCCGACGAGCAAACTAAGCAAAGCATAAATCTCGGTGAAGTAGAAGTTACCGCAAACAAAATAAGTGAAAATTTAAAGGATGTGCCACAAAGTATCAGCGTCGTAAGTGATACTGAGTTACAAGAGCGCGATGTCAAAAACGTCGAGGAGCTGGTAAAAACTATGCCGAACATTACCGGTGTGGGCGGGATGTACGAGGGCATCAGTACTAGAGGACTCAATCCTTCGATATATACGAGTTCCAACCCCGTTACGGTCTATGTCGGCGGCGTAGCGCAAAGCAACAAAGACGCAGCCTATATCCCCGTTACAAATATCGATCACGTCGAGGTTTTACGAGGTCCTAGCAGCGCGATCTACGGCAAAGACTCAATCGGCGGCATCATCAATATCGTTTTGAAAGAGCCGACTAACGAGTGGAGCGGCAGCGTCGGCGCCGAATACGGCTCGCACAAATACATGTTAGGTCTTTTTGAAACCAGCGGCGCGCTGATTGATGATAAACTATTTTTAGGTTTAAACGGCTCGGCGTCCAAAGAGGATGGCTGGATCATCAACGATCTAAACGGCGATAAAGCCAACGACAAGAAAAATTACAATTTCGGACTAAATTTAAAGATAGTGCCGACTGATCGTTTTACGATTAAAATTTACGGCGATCTTTTTCACCGCCAGGACAACTCGCTCGACGAGCTTTTTATCCCAAAATCGAGATTTGGCAATATCTCAAAAAGCGAAGCCAAGCATATAAACTTAGAAACTCCCGCCCGCGTAAAGCAAACCTCTAGCTCGGGAGCGTTAGATCTAAAATATGAATTTGACAAATTTGACGCGACTTCGGCTACGACCTTTCGTAGAGCTAAAAAAGACGGGCTCTACGACGAGGATTTCGGTAGTAAAATAACCTATCTCGACCCCGATCACTATGGGCTAGTTACATTTTTAAATTCTAAAAATGATACCTTCTCCGAGGAGCTTAGATTTAGTAGCAATGACGAACAAAGCTTCAAATGGGTCGGCGGGCTTTATTACGAAAACGAAAAACAAGTCTTCGGCCCGATCGGCGATCAATACGGCGACGGCGGCGGTAGGACGATAGTCGAGGATTGGCCTTCGGTCAATCGCGCGCAGACGGCATCGGTATTTGGTCAGATCATCTATCAGATCACGAGCAAATTTGATGCTACGCTTGGTGGCAGGTATCAGCAGATCAGAAAACACACAAAGGTCGATTACTTTTCATACGAGCTAGGGCGCGATCCCGGTGCGCCCGCGTTTTCGATGGACGAAAAAGCGACATTTAGGACGTTTTTGCCAAAAATCGCACTTGGATACGATATCACCGACGAGCTAAATATTTATGCGATGTATTCGAAGGGCTATCTAGCCGGCGGCTTTAATTTTTACACCACCGGCGGCAGCAGGGAGGATAATAAATTTGACGCACAGACGAGCGATGACTACGAGATCGGCGTAAAGGGTTCATATGAGAGCTTTAGATTTTCTACCGCGCTATTTTATATGGACATCAAGGGCACGCATATATTTTACACCGACCCCAATAACCCCAACATCTACTCGACCGCAAACGCTGATAAATCAAAATCTATGGGCGTGGAATTTGAAGGCGTCGCAAAAGCAAGCAAAGAGCTTGATATAAATTTAGCCGCGAGTCTGCTAAAGACCAAATACGGAGATTATATCAACAAAGATGGCACGAATAATAAAGGCAATAAAATCGAGAAAAACCCCGAGTATAAACTCTCTTTGGGCGCGTCGTACTACGCTCCGATGGGAATTTATACGAGACTGGACGGAAATATGATAGGCAAGACCTACTTCGATGCTCAAAATAAGCTAGCTCAAAAGAGCTATTTTACGGCGGATGCAAAAGTAGGCTACCTAAAAGATGGCTTTGACGTGTATTTTTACGTCAAAAATTTGACCGACAAAGAGTATTTCTCGCACATACGCGACAGAGCGAGTAATGTCTTAGTTACCTATGGCAAAGGCAGAACGCTCGGCGTCGGCGTAAGATATAGTTTTTAA